The DNA region TCTTATATTACgatttattcttttttcttcaagTATTTAAGCTCAATATACACTATAGCGACATTAACTTTATTTCCGTACCTCCGTTTATTGATATTATCGcttaaatatctttttagtACGCTATAActtaaaggtattttttttattttctttctatatagtaataatttGGTTAAAGAACATCAAAtcgttattttatatttttattttacaccgatactttcgaaaatattATTCGTaatccgttaaaggttaTCGGCCTTAACGAAGGGCCACGAGTTGTTTCCTAAATCATtagattatttaaaagcatcctcttactccgggttatttaataatataaagtcttttaattttctCTACTTACTTTTCTCTTATTTTCCGTTTCTTAGTTTcctaatattcttttatatttatatttaatagtaaatCTTTCATTTAGTCGTTTatttaaatacctttaattaatagtattatttaactttctttcgTAAATATAAGATATAATTTACGCTTAAATATTATCCCAATACCGTTCCTTCTTAAAATATTATActatcgtttatatttttacCGTTCGTATATTCGAGGTAATATTTTATCTATTCTAAAGCGAGgtttattatttaaaagttattttGTAGTTTAATTAGGTCCTAAACTTTCTATAAGATATAATCGTTCAATTCCtattaaattttttttattttactattatcCTTTTAACTAACTATAGCTTACCCTTATTACTTACCTTATATACCGGCTAATAACCGTATAGCaatttagtttaataatactttatatatctatatataatatactagaaCTAAGGTACTTTCCGGTACTCTATacatataaaataaaattatattttttttataagttagatattataaaagcgtaaatatattttgtAGTAATTTCGCGatcttaatattaatttcgttttacttttccttttattttttaaacttttatatttaaGTTTCATAATTAATTctatagtatttatatttaaataatgtttttttatttatatccTTTTCATTACATTTTATAATGCTTAAAACTCTATTTGTTTCATTTAACATATTAAtttaagttttttttaaaagttcATTACTTTATTCTcttaatactttatatttataactttcATAACCATCGGTCCCTTAATATAGTAAGTGTTATAATCTCTTTTTTCTACTCGAGTTACTTAAGTACCttataatcctttttaaaatattttttcttctataattaaaatacgTATAATTATTCGTACTATAGTTCCGCCTTTATACCTTTAAGCTCTAcgttaataaatattaaaacgTGAATAccgtaaaaaaaaattttattaaAGTAGTAAGGTTTTTATACGTATATACTTTCACGCTTTTACAGTATTAGTATTATCGATCGTTAATATAgattactattataatatattcgTTAATAGTTTCCGGCTgcttttattaatatagtttatCTTTAATTCTTCCTTAAATCCggtataaaataattatacTAATCTTTTATTACTAATTTCGTTACGGAATATATTCGtcctaaatactataatataattgGTAATGAAATTTAATTTACTTAAAACTAATGAATTATTTCTAAGCGTAGTTAGTTTTGTTATATTTTCCAAATACCTCTTTAATTTTTGGTTCGAAAcctttataaagtaagtgCTTTATCTCTATATTTAAAcgtaatatatataactttagATTCTTCGTCGGGGAAACCAAAAAGTAATACTGAAAGTAAACcttaaactaaattaaagACTATTTTAACTATCCTTTTATACTTCTATAGCGGTTAGGTGCCTCGAACTTAATATACTCTTTTTCTTTACATAAGGTACTAATcttttaataaagtatagcGTTTTTCTACGTAAAGGTATCGTAAGAAAGGCATAACTTATTTTGCGGGAAGTTAATCGATAATAAGTTAGGTCGAAGTTCCTCTTTAAGTATTAACATTTCCGGCTATAGCATTAACTTAATGTCTTTAAtttatccgtaataaaattaagtaatatataacgtatgATAAACTTTTATCCAGAACTTCTAAAAGGGAAAgtagttaaaggcacttttaaataatcctaattcggtataactaaatcATATAAAATACtagcttattttaattataataatctaaatactaacgattataatttatattatatattacggaactatttatttacacTACCtaattcctccgtatatatagacctcaATCCTTTaggtacctccgtacctaaatatatcttttaattcCTAAATCTTCTAGATCTAGCTTCTAGTCTCTAGATCTTTGGATCTACCTCCTAAATCCTAGATTCCCTAGCCCGTGTTATTCCCTGTCCTACAGGCCCGACTTATCCGTCGCTCCAGTCTCACTGGTTCTAGCGACCCCGCTCTTCAGAACCGTGAcaaatactatttaatatagtatCTTAGTCAATCGAGTCCAAAGTACCCGAGGCTTACGCGGCCGTAATTTCCGACTCCCAACGATTAATTACTTCGAACTTAtttagtaaagtaaagttacGCTATATTATTTCGGTACTATATAACGAAAGGTAATTGTATTAGCGACGAAAACGTATAAATgctattaaagttttttaagcCGCGCGTTAAGTCTCTtagaatttatattaaatacATTAGAAATGCGTTTCGGTGAACTCCTCCTCGTAAGTTAATCGTTTAGTTTGgctattatataattaattatatatacgTTAAAAAGAtaagaaaaaagaatatagggtaaaaaatatatatactaaaACAGGaatatttatattactatacCTATTAAGCTTTTCGAAAAGTAATAGGAATATAGTATATTGTTACACctaagtaaaaaaaaattgttATAAGGGATATATATCAGGAAGATTATAAGTTTGAAGTTTTAGATATACAGTTAAATATAGTTAGGGTTtcagaaaaaaaagtaaagaagggaaatttattaacgaagaTTAAgcggaaaagaaaatagtAATGATTTTAAGGACGTAATCGCCGGAGCGTCAATTTAGAAGAAGGAgcattatattataattaaactagTAGGTAAGTCAAACGAATACGGAGTATAGGAAGTGCCGGTTAATTACTACGGGAATTAATAGGAAGTAGAGCGCCGGGGAGCGCTAGAAGCGCAGTAATCTAAGTAATATTAGGGTAATAAGAGTAATTTAAGATCACTCTTAATATCGTAATCCACGGTAATCCACTAATCTATACATATAGAGGAACTAactagtatagatagatagttccgcaatatataatttaagttataaaCGTGAGTATCTAAACTACCATGGttaaaaaaagctatttattgtatactatttagctataccgaaccaggattgtttaTAAGCGCTTTCGACTAGTATCTCTCTATAAGGTTCTAAGTACCGCTTTTACGTTTTTATTTTGCGTTAAGGTTTTAGGTTTTTTGGTGTAATTTttcttggtttttttttcggctttttttttcttttggggtATTTTCTgggtatttttttttgggggggaggtttttccccctcccttttaTAATCCATTAATCTATCTACTTTATTAGTATAAACCATATATTCCTAGTGTATTCTTTTCCCTATCAATGCTTTCCACCAATCATCTAACCTATACGCACGACTGGATCTACAGATCAATGCTACACAACAATGTAGACATGCTAAGCCGAGACCTTCCCGATATAGCTATGACAGCGAGCTGCAGGACATACGCAAGTCACATTATCAAAGCCCTGTTACAATGTGTAGTTCTTGAGAGGTAGTTGTTTGGAATAGATATCGATGGGGATGTGTTTAGAAGGTTTTAGAGAGAGCATTGCGAAGATTTGAAGATGAGGTTCAACACCGATGGGAGGAGTCGTTTTAGCACGagttttggggttggagtaTTGAGCAGACCGAATCTCCTCTTGTTGTCAACTGTCTTAAAAGTATGCAGGCTTTTGCTAAGCTACCTAGTCCAGAACACCTCCCGCCGGTTGATAAGCTTGACTCGCGGTAGCTTTCATGTACTCTCAGCAAGGTGCACAGGTCCTTACTCATGCCAGCCTTCCTTGCAGATGGCTCCACTGTTGAACGAACGCTATCTGCGCGATGACAGCAACATGTCGTGATACACAGGCACAGGAGGCAATGGCAACTACCTTGCATTGGTTACCCCGGTAGTGCCTCAGTTTGGCCATTCAAAACCTCTTGCCTCACACCCTCACAGCTATTGCACTGCCATTTCCAAACATCTCTGCTAAGAGTAGTAACAGACTTTTGGAAAGACGCACTAACATCCCGAAGGCCGAGATGACGATTCCGAATCCCACCTCTTCCCACAATGGTGAAATGAAAGAGACTCCTGTTCTTGCTTGTGTGCAGAGGTAACTTCTAGAAGATACGTACGGCATTGTACGAAAGGGCTAGTGGTCAAAGAACGAACTCTCCGTTCATCTGCACTGCCTTGGTGGGGGCAAGAGCACCCCAGATATATCTGTCAAACCCCTACCTCCTGAGATGCCCCCCCCAGTTCTTACACACTTCCCACGAAGCATTGACATTCTTCTCCAACTTACTCAAAAGCTTGTTCATTTCTCAGCCATTATGGAGTACATTGACTCTGCAAAGAATGCCTTGCGGACCGACTTTACTTGGAACCGGGTCGGCCACCTTGCAGCAAGAGGAGCTCGTGCCTTTCCCCAGGCCAGTGTTGAATATGTCCTGGACAAATTTCCCATCATCGGATGGTTACCTCGGTACAACTACCGATGGATCATCAACGACATCATTGCTGGCTTAACCATCGGGCTCATGTTGATTCCTCAAGGACTTTCCTACGCTAAGATCGCCACCATTCCTGTTCAGTATGGCCTCATGTCTAGCTGGGCTCCATCGGCCATCTATGCCTTTATGGGAACCACAAAGGGTAAGTGAAACGACTTGCCATGTGGGGGTGATTTGGTTTCTGACCTCCGGCACTGTAGATCTCTCGACCGGTCCTACCTCCCTTATCAGTCTCCTCACGGCGGAAATCATCGAGGCTCTTCACGGTGAGGAGTGGTCGCCGGTGGAGATTGCGTCGGCAGTTGCTATGATGATGGGCATATATGGTATGGCAATTGGATTTCTCAAGCTTGGCTTCCTCTTGGAGTTCATCTCCCTTCCCGTCTTGAGCGGGTTTATATCAGCGGTCGCGATCACGATCATTCTTAACCAGATGGACTCTCTTCTGGGCGAACCCAACGTCGGCGACGGCACTGCCACGCAAATTCGAGACATCTTCCAGCAGTTGCCCCAGGCCAACGGCTATGCATGTGCCATTGGATTCACAGGTATACTCCTCCTCACAGTGCTTGACCAGGCCGGCAAGAGATGGGGGGAAAAGAACAGAATCATCTGGTTCCTATCCATCACCCGGGCTTTCATTGCACTGGTCATTTTCACTGGCGTCGGATATGCTGTCAATCATTCTCGTGGAGCTTCCGAGAACTACCTGTTTGATGTTGCCAAGGTTCAAGCAGATGGACAAGAACCACCTAAGGTGCCCAGTGCCGCCCTATTGTCCAAAGTTGCGTCCCGCAGCATCGCCGTCTTCGTCGGCTCCGCAGTGGAGCATACGGCGATTGCCCGCGCCTTCGCGGTTAGGAACAGCTACGTCACAGACCAGAGCCAGGAGCTGACATACTTCGGCGTCACCAACGTCTTCAACTCTTTTTTCCACGCAATGGGTGTCGGTGGCGCCATGTCCCGAACGGCCGTCAACTCTGCCTGCAACGTCAAATCTCCCTTGTCAGGGTTCGTGACCACGGCTGTTGTGCTTGTGTCCATCTTCAAACTCGTTGGAACCCTCTATTGGATCCCCAAAGCAACCTTGGCCgctatcatcat from Podospora pseudopauciseta strain CBS 411.78 chromosome 6, whole genome shotgun sequence includes:
- a CDS encoding hypothetical protein (EggNog:ENOG503NVZY; COG:P), whose translation is MPPPVLTHFPRSIDILLQLTQKLVHFSAIMEYIDSAKNALRTDFTWNRVGHLAARGARAFPQASVEYVLDKFPIIGWLPRYNYRWIINDIIAGLTIGLMLIPQGLSYAKIATIPVQYGLMSSWAPSAIYAFMGTTKDLSTGPTSLISLLTAEIIEALHGEEWSPVEIASAVAMMMGIYGMAIGFLKLGFLLEFISLPVLSGFISAVAITIILNQMDSLLGEPNVGDGTATQIRDIFQQLPQANGYACAIGFTGILLLTVLDQAGKRWGEKNRIIWFLSITRAFIALVIFTGVGYAVNHSRGASENYLFDVAKVQADGQEPPKVPSAALLSKVASRSIAVFVGSAVEHTAIARAFAVRNSYVTDQSQELTYFGVTNVFNSFFHAMGVGGAMSRTAVNSACNVKSPLSGFVTTAVVLVSIFKLVGTLYWIPKATLAAIIITAVWPLMSSPRVFYGYWKTSLADFISSMIAFWVSLFVSTELGIASAVGFNIVYVLLRQVFATVRSLPDPQSSTSSELPLPLSVPHGDIPSHVNLPPDVHVFAFTDSLFFPNAYHAKHAIIDTVKTLHVPIFNGSCGLEQERQWSVTGEKRIAKLRRQAGITGDTHLPPIGLLVLDFGRTNHVDVTACTHMKAMVKEVRMYGGASVEVRFANMSEYVRQRFERAGWTLVDGWPAGSDGGSQDGNKVTRVFDSLVDAVVAPRQLSTRLGTSGSEKSSGKSVKEGREKVSMREQV